CATGGCCGGACGAGGCACCGACATCATGCTCGGCGGCAACGCCGAGTTCCTCGCCGTGCAGGAGATGAAGGCCAAGGGCATGGACCCGGCCGGCACGGATCCGGAGGAGTACGACGCCGAGTGGGCGGTCGTGTTCGAGCGGGTCCGCGGCGAGGTGGCCGAGGAGGCCGCGAAGGTCGTCGAGGTCGGCGGTCTCTACGTGCTCGGCACCGAGCGCCACGAGTCCCGCCGCATCGACAACCAGCTGCGCGGTCGCGCCGGCCGCCAGGGCGACCCCGGCGAGAGCCGCTTCTACCTGTCCCTCGAGGACGACCTGATGCGCCGCTTCCAGTCGGGCGCCGCCGACGCGCTGCTGGCGCGCACCGATCTTCCCGACGACGTCGCGATCGAGTCGCGTCTGGTGTCGAACCTCATCAAGAACGCGCAGGCCGCGATCGAGTCGCGCAACGCCGAGGCGCGCAAGAACGTCCTGAAGTACGACGACGTCCTGAACCGTCAGCGCGAGGCGATCTACTCCGACCGCCGCCACATCCTGCAGGGCGACGACATCGCGGATCGCGTGCAGCACTTCATCGAGGACGCCATCACGGCGGTGGTCGACGAGCACACCGCGGGCGGCCACAACGAGAGCTGGGACTTCGACGCGCTGTGGACGGAGCTCAAGACGCTCTACCCCGTGGGCGTGACGATCGACGAGGTCGTCGCCGAGGCCGGCGGCCGCAAGGGCGGCATCACGGCGGAGGGGCTCAAGCGCGAGCTGCTCAGCGACGCGAAGATCGCGTACGACAAGCGCGAGGAGACGCTCGGCACCGCCGCGATGCGCGAGCTCGAGCGCCGCGTGGTGCTGCAGGTGCTCGACCGCCGCTGGCGCGACCACCTGTACGAGATGGACTACCTCAAGGACGGCATTGGCCTCCGCGCGATGGCGCAGCGCGATCCGCTGATCGAGTACCAGCGCGAGGGCTACTCGATGTTCCAGGCGATGATGGGGCAGATCAAGGAGGAGGCCGTCGGCTACCTGTTCAACCTCGAGGTGCAGGTGCGCCGCGTGGGCGAGGGGGAGCAGGCGCAGGCCGAGGTCGAGGCCAAGGGCCTGTCCGACCAGCCGGCCGATCAGCAGCTCGAGTACTCCGCGCCCAACGACGCGGGCGAGGTCGAGGTGCGCAACGACCGCGGTCAGGTCAACAAGGCCGCGACCGACCGCGTGCGCCGCACGGCCCAGCCGGCCGGGCAGACGCAGGCGACCGCCCCGCAGACCGGTCCGGGCGCGAGCGCCTTCGGCCAGGCGGCGGATGCCGCCGCGCAGCAGGGCGCGCCGATGAACCGCGAGCAGCGCCGCGCCGCCAAGAAGCGGTAGCCCTTCCGCCCCGGCCCACCGGTCCACGCGTGCGAACGTGGACCGGTGGGCCTCGGCATATCCTGGGGCGATGACCATCCCCGCCCCGATCAGCGCTCAGCCCGGCGGCCGCCGGCTGCGCACGCTGGATCACTCCTCGAAGCTGAAGAACGTCCTCTACGAGATCCGGGGCGCCGCCCTGGAGGAGGCCGCCCGGCTCGAGGCCGCGGGGCACACGGTGCTCAAACTCAACACCGGCAACCCCGCCGTGTTCGGCTTCGAGGCGCCGTACCAGATCGTGCGCGACATGATCGCGGCGGTCCCCACCGCGCACGGCTACAGCGAGAGCCGCGGCATCCTGTCGGCGCGGCGCGCGATCGTCAGCCGCTATGAGGAAACGCCCGGCTTCCCGCTCGTTGACCCCGAGAACGTGTACCTCGGAAACGGCGTGTCCGAGCTCATCACGATGACGATGCAGGCCCTGCTCGATCAGGGCGACGAGGTGCTCATCCCCGCCCCGGACTACCCGCTCTGGACGGCCATGACGAGCCTGTCGGGCGGCACGCCCGTGCACTACCTGTGCGACGAGCAGAACGAGTGGCAGCCCGACCTCGAGGACATCCGCTCGAAGATCACCGACCGCACGAAGGCGATCGTCGTCATCAACCCGAACAATCCCACGGGCGCGGTGTACTCCCGCGAGACGCTGGAGGGGATCGCCGACATCGCGCGCGAGCACTCGCTGCTCGTGCTGAGCGACGAGATCTACGACCGCATCCTGTTCGACGGCGCCCAGCACATCCCCATGGCATCGGTCGCGCCCGACCTGCTGTGCCTGACGTTCAACGGCCTGTCCAAGACGTATCGCGTCGCCGGATACCGCTCGGGCTGGCTCGTGATCACGGGACCGCAGGATCACGCCAAGGGCTTCATCGAGGGCATCACGCTGCTCGCGTCCACCCGCCTGTGCCCGAACGTGCCCGCGCAGCATGCCGTGCTCGCCGCGCTGACCGGCGTGCAGACGATCGATGCGCTCGTGGCGCCGTCCGGCCGCCTGCACGAGCAGCGCGACGCGGCATGGGAGAAGCTGATGCAGATCCCGGGAGTCTCGTGCGTCAAGCCGCAGGGCGCGCTCTACGCGTTCCCGCGCCTGGATCCCGAGGTGCACGAGATCCGCGACGACGCCAAGCTGGTCTACGACTTGCTCGTCGCCGAGCGCATCCTGCTCGTGCAGGGCACGGGGTTCAACTGGGCGACGCCGGACCACCTGCGCATCGTCACGCTCCCCGAGGCGCGCGTGCTGACCGAGGCCGTCGAGCGGCTCGGCAACTTCCTGAGCTCCTACAAGCAGTAGCCGTCACGGCACGGGCGGCGAAGGGATCCGGGCTCACAGGATCGACAGGCTCGTCGCGCGCCAGCGGCTGTCCATGCCCTCCAGACGCATGGCGACCGCGCGCGTGCGCTGCGGCGTCTCGACGATGATCACGCCCTCCACGACGCCGTCCGCGGGAGACGAGTGCCGGATCGACCGGATCGCGTACACGGGGCGCAGGGCCGGCTGGCGGCGCGCACTCCGCGCGCGCACGGCCAACCCGGCGCGCGTCACGAGCGACCGATACGGCTCGTCCGTGAGCCAGCGCGCCAGCTGCTCGGGCTCGCGCACGCCCGCCAGCACCTCCAGCACGCCGCGGGTCAGGGCCGTCAGCAGCGGCTCGGGCTCCGGGAGCCGCTCGCTCGAGGTGTGCTGACGCGCGAAGTGCTCCTCGACATCGGCGAGCTTGCGCAGCGGAGGGTGCGCGGCGGCTGAGGACGGTCGCGGCGACGACAGCGGCTGGGACATCGAGACCCCCGGATGATCGGTGCGGAACGAGTCGCCAGTCCAGCACCGCGCGTCGCGGCGTCCGGAGTCGGCACGTATGTCCGTGGAGACGCAGGAGGACACAGGATCTGTGGACAGCCGCCACGGGGCCGCCGAGCCGTGCCCTACGCTCGGCCCGTGCGATGGGAGCGCTTCTTCGACGATCTGGAGGATCAGCTCGCCGCCGAATGGGAGGCCGAGCGAGCCGCCCTCGAATCGGAGGCCGAGCGGCTCCGGCTCGCGCGCGTCGATCTGCGCGCGCGGCTCGTCGGACTGGCGCGCGACGCCGAGGCGCCCCTCACGATCGAACTGGCGGACGGGCTGTGCGTCGAGGTGCGGATCTCCGCGGTCGGCGCCGACTGGATCGCGGCGGCGGAGCACGCGGGCGGGCACCGGCTGCTGCTTGCTCCGATCCCGGCGCTCCGCGCCGTGCAGGCCGCTCACGGCGACCTGCTGAGCAGCGCGCGCCCGGTCGAGCACGGCGATCGGCTCGCCGAGCGCGTCACGTTCGCGCTCGCGATGCGCGATCTCGCCCGCCGGCGCGTGGGCGTGGCGATCGGCACGGCGTCGGGGAGCGACGGCCCCTCCGGACGCATCCTGACGGGCACGGTCGATCGCGTCGGCGCGGACCACCTCGACCTCGCGCTGCACGATGCGGGTGCGCCGCGACGCGCCTCGGAGGTGCGCTCCTACCGCATGCTGCCGCTCGCCGCGATCGCCTGGGTGCGGATCGACGCGGCGGCCGGCGTGCCCGTCGTGTGAGAACCGGGGGCCTGTCGCCTCAGCGACTCCTGCCCCACAGCTCGGGGAAGCTCGCGGCGTTCGACTGCCGCCACAGCGCCATGCGACGTGCCTCCTCGACCTGGGCGTCGAGGTACTCGGCGACGCTGTCGTGCTCGACGCGCCAGCGCGCGGGCGAGCCGAGGCGCGCGCCGCGCAGCCGCCCGTCCTGCACCAGCTGAATGACCTCCTCCACGCGGATGCCCAGCAGCTCGGCGACCTGAGCGGGTGGCACGTGACGGCGTGGGGGATCGTCGACCATGCCCCCATTATGGGCGCCGCCTCCCGGGGTGGACGGGACGACATCCGGGCCTGTGGAGAACCTCGGTCGGGCCCCGGCGGATTTGCGACGATGCCTGCATGAGCACGATGACCGTCCCTCCGACAGGCACCGGCCGGGTGTCGTCCCCGGCGCCGCGTCCGACGCGCCGGGTGTGGGCCGACGCCCGCTTCGTGATCGGCCTCCTCCTGGTGACCGCCTCCATCGCGGGCGTGTGGTTCGTCGTCGGCGCGGCGCGGCAGACGGTGCCGGTGCTCGCGGCGTCGGGCACGCTCGTTCCCGGGCAGGCGATCACGGCGGCCGATGTGACGGTCGTCGAGGTCGCGCTCGGCCAGGCGCAGGATGCCTACGTCGCGCCCGAGGCGATCGGCGAGGGGCTCGTCGCGCTGCGGACCATCGGACAGGGCGAGCTGCTGCCCACGGGCGCCACGGGGTCGGCGGAACGCAGCGACCGCACGTCGGTCGTCGTCCGCAGCTCCGTCGACGTGCCGGCGGGCGTGGACCGCGGCGCGCTCGTGGAACTGTGGGAG
The Microbacterium sp. JZ31 genome window above contains:
- a CDS encoding pyridoxal phosphate-dependent aminotransferase, producing MTIPAPISAQPGGRRLRTLDHSSKLKNVLYEIRGAALEEAARLEAAGHTVLKLNTGNPAVFGFEAPYQIVRDMIAAVPTAHGYSESRGILSARRAIVSRYEETPGFPLVDPENVYLGNGVSELITMTMQALLDQGDEVLIPAPDYPLWTAMTSLSGGTPVHYLCDEQNEWQPDLEDIRSKITDRTKAIVVINPNNPTGAVYSRETLEGIADIAREHSLLVLSDEIYDRILFDGAQHIPMASVAPDLLCLTFNGLSKTYRVAGYRSGWLVITGPQDHAKGFIEGITLLASTRLCPNVPAQHAVLAALTGVQTIDALVAPSGRLHEQRDAAWEKLMQIPGVSCVKPQGALYAFPRLDPEVHEIRDDAKLVYDLLVAERILLVQGTGFNWATPDHLRIVTLPEARVLTEAVERLGNFLSSYKQ
- a CDS encoding Rv3235 family protein; its protein translation is MSQPLSSPRPSSAAAHPPLRKLADVEEHFARQHTSSERLPEPEPLLTALTRGVLEVLAGVREPEQLARWLTDEPYRSLVTRAGLAVRARSARRQPALRPVYAIRSIRHSSPADGVVEGVIIVETPQRTRAVAMRLEGMDSRWRATSLSIL
- a CDS encoding helix-turn-helix domain-containing protein; the encoded protein is MVDDPPRRHVPPAQVAELLGIRVEEVIQLVQDGRLRGARLGSPARWRVEHDSVAEYLDAQVEEARRMALWRQSNAASFPELWGRSR
- a CDS encoding SAF domain-containing protein, yielding MSTMTVPPTGTGRVSSPAPRPTRRVWADARFVIGLLLVTASIAGVWFVVGAARQTVPVLAASGTLVPGQAITAADVTVVEVALGQAQDAYVAPEAIGEGLVALRTIGQGELLPTGATGSAERSDRTSVVVRSSVDVPAGVDRGALVELWETPPAEEAGAFEAPRILVADAVVARVTREDGVMASGGAALELVVDRARVADVLAAVAAGSVLSAVPTAGGGGTALPGPTTTDAPAGGAGAAEDAPTEDAPAEEDEG